The following proteins are co-located in the Enoplosus armatus isolate fEnoArm2 chromosome 8, fEnoArm2.hap1, whole genome shotgun sequence genome:
- the sarnp gene encoding SAP domain-containing ribonucleoprotein, which yields MAEVIELQKLKLAELRQECEARGLDTKGNKGELIARLQAYLEEHEEDVDVDDVLAEDAEDFTKVESANDVKDDKESTECEIPTEKKVVKITPPSSASERLQKRAERFNLPASAESKKAIRAARFGSSTESSSPSPGLVANSKAPVNVDQLKKRAERFGMNVSSVSQKIEEDEKLKKRKERFGALTSGGAVGAADVEAKKMKRAERFGNV from the exons ATGGCCGAAGTGATAGAACTGCAGAAACTGAAG CTCGCTGAACTGAGGCAGGAGTGTGAGGCCCGAGGTCTGGACACCAAGGGAAACAAAGGAGAACTCATTGCCCGACTGCAAGCCTATCTGGAGGAGCACG AGGAAGATGTGGACGTTGACGATGTGCtggcagaggatgcagag gACTTCACTAAAGTTGAGAGTGCCAACGATGTAAAAGACGACAAGGAGTCTACTGAGTGCGAAAT accTACTGAAAAGAAGGTGGTGAAAATAACTCCTCCATCATCTGCCAGTGAA AGACTACAGAAGAGAGCTGAACGTTTCAACTTGCCTGCATCAGCCGAAAGCAAAAAGGCCATCCGTGCAGCGAG GTTTGGCTCCTCCACCGAGTCTTCAAGTCCCTCTCCAG GTCTTGTTGCAAACAGCAAAGCTCCT GTCAACGTCGATCAGCtgaagaagagagcagaaagaTTTGGCATGAACGTTTCGTCCGTTTCACAAAAG attgaggaagatgaaaagctgaaaaagaggaaggagaggttCGGGGCCTTAACAAGTGGAGGTGCAGTTGGTGCAGCCGATGTCGAG gcaaagaaaatgaagcGTGCTGAAAGATTTGGAAATGTGTGA
- the ccnt1 gene encoding cyclin-T1, producing the protein MAASFRSLPASCNNKWYYTRQQIDNSPSRRAGLDPDKELSYRQQAANLLQDMGQRLNVSQLTINTAIVYMHRFYMVQSFTRFHRNVISPAALFLAAKVEEQPRKLEHVIKVAHACLNPQDPSPDVRSDAYLQQAQDLVILESIILQTLAFEITIDHPHTHVVKCTQLVRASKDLAQTSYFMATNSLHLTTFCLQYSPPVVACVCIHLACKWSNWEIPVSTDGKHWWEYVDPTVTLELLDELTHEFLQILEKTPSRLKRIRNWKAGGQTPKAKPKVQEEGDQRDTMMSMISMASSESTVAGLMSLSAPPSASSSSSMGDKDSGASGSAQTWSGKGQAGSEQQQPNNEVHAPAKVSLSEYRAKNADVLAAQKRKLENMEASVKREYANAAQALIGQQQRKEKQQHHHQQSSSSSSDMSNPSPIILKIPLEKERHDRSSLKMRLPLAGGGGSGHSSSARGQEQDIKVRIRVPEKQRGSSGEEGKSRDKHRERSNHHHHHHHHHHHSSSSGASLSSSHKHSSSSGGAVGSSKKVPSDSSRTSSSSSSASRKRTHSQDPTAGSHAASKVSKSSRNLYQLPSLSSSSGQTLGQGPDILPALGLPHHQGSYSHSKGDKTDTNGHGATGGAQSNEYQDTFEMLNSLLSAQGVQPAQPSMFDYRSQYGEYRYSGGSRGNNARPPPLPSEPPPPLPPLPK; encoded by the exons ATGGCGGCTTCGTTTCGTTCTCTCCCTGCAAGCTGTAATAACAAATGGTACTACACCCGACAACAGATCGACAACAGCCCATCTCGGCGAGCTGGACTTGATCCTGACAAGGAACTGTCCTACAGACAACAGGCAGCGAACCTGCTCCAGGACATGGGACAGCGGCTCAATGT GTCCCAACTTACAATTAATACAGCCATAGTGTACATGCATCGATTCTACATGGTCCAGTCATTCACCAGATTTCACAGAAAT GTTATTTCTCCTGCCGCACTCTTCCTCGCTGCAAAGGTTGAGGAGCAGCCCCGAAAGCTGGAACACGTTATCAAGGTGGCCCATGCATGCCTCAATCCTCAGGATCCTTCACCAGATGTACGCAGTGAT GCCTACCTGCAACAAGCCCAAGACCTGGTCATTCTTGAGAGCATAATACTCCAGACCTTGG CTTTTGAAATCACCATTGACCATCCGCATACTCATGTTGTCAAGTGCACTCAGCTCGTAAGAG CGAGTAAGGATCTGGCTCAAACGTCATACTTTATGGCCACCAACAG TCTGCACTTGACCACGTTCTGCCTGCAGTATAGCCCGCCCGTTGTGgcctgtgtgtgcatccatCTTGCCTGCAAATGGTCCAACTGGGAGATCCCTGTCTCTACAGACGGCAAACACTGGTGGGAGTATGTTGATCCCACAGTTACCCTCGAGCTGCTGGATG AGCTCACACACGAGTTCCTGCAGATTCTGGAGAAAACACCCAGCCGGTTGAAACGGATTCGCAACTGGAAG GCTGGAGGTCAGACACCAAAAGCCAAGCCAAAGGTCCAAGAGGAGGGTGACCAGAGGGACACCATGATGAGCATGATCTCTATGGCCTCCTCAGAAAGCACTGTGGCGGGCCTGATGAGTCTCTCAGCTCCACCTTCTGCGTCTTCTTCCTCATCCATGGGAGACAAGGACAGTGGTGCATCTGGCAGCGCTCAGACTTGGAGTGGGAAGGGTCAGGCTGgatctgagcagcagcagcccaacAACGAGGTTCACGCCCCAGCTAAGGTGTCACTGAGTGAGTACCGGGCCAAGAACGCAGACGTCCTGGCCGCCcagaagaggaagctggagaaCATGGAGGCCAGCGTGAAGAGGGAATATGCCAACGCTGCCCAGGCTCTCATtggtcagcagcagaggaaggagaagcagcagcatcatcaccagcagtccagctcctcctcctctgacatgTCCAACCCGTCACCAATTATTCTGAAAATCCCCCTGGAGAAGGAGAGGCATGACAGGAGCTCTCTGAAAATGCGTTTGCCCCTAGCTGGGGGAGGAGGCAGCGGACACAGCAGCAGCGCCCGCGGTCAGGAACAGGACATCAAAGTCAGAATACGAGTGCCTGAAAAGCAAAGGGGGAGTTCAGGAGAGGAGGGCAAGAGCAGGGACAAGCACAGGGAACGGTctaaccaccaccaccatcatcaccaccaccatcaccattcCTCCTCTAGCGGTGCCTCACTCTCCTcttcacacaaacattcatcTAGTTCCGGTGGGGCAGTAGGAAGCAGCAAAAAAGTACCCAGCGACTCCTCTAGAACAagctcctcgtcctcctctgcctcacgTAAGAGGACACACTCCCAAGATCCCACAGCAGGCTCTCACGCTGCCTCTAAAGTCAGCAAGTCCTCTAGGAATCTCTACCAGCTACCgtccctgtcttcctcctctggtcAAACTCTGGGGCAAGGTCCTGACATTCTCCCCGCACTGGGCCTTCCCCACCACCAAGGGAGCTATTCGCACTCCAAAGGCGACAAGACGGACACTAATGGGCACGGTGCAACAGGAGGAGCCCAGTCGAACGAGTACCAGGACACTTTTGAAATGCTAAACTCACTTCTGAGCGCACAGGGGGTCCAGCCGGCCCAGCCATCCATGTTTGACTACAGATCCCAGTATGGGGAGTACCGGTACAGCGGTGGCTCCAGAGGGAACAATGCTAGACCCCCACCCCTGCCTTCAGAACCACCTCCCCCACTGCCGCCGTTACCCAAATGA
- the pmelb gene encoding premelanosome protein b has product MRTSVVLLVLLAAASHTVAKPKNRFTRYPSWNTKMYPIWKDGDPRYKDSWKGGRVSFNVGNDSPTLTGAKVTFTIDLEFPHNQKVQPDGDVVWAEDCIVNGTKYHESEPVYPTQNTDWEAVFPDGTPVKKDKKPGYVFVWKTWGQYWQVADDSSSSLTIGTDDIPLGSYTMDIVIYHYRSKEKFIPLGYASTQFSITDQIPFAVSLDQVNDIVVGDMRFVQNRAIAFTITLHDPSEYLSNADITFNWDFGDESGALISRELTVTHTYINSGSFKPQVVIQAVIPDKACDPTKAPGPPTDQSTTVKAPALATAVPLLVSTKAIGLKVNMVPSDTEEDNTEDEASTASTPQPAQEAPTVAKTLSPVNSVMLADSEARTRLAGGAKRTVTLTGQATVVVVAKRDAEDKPSDDDCVIYRYGSFCTGIEVFEGIEKVEIVQMDNAVMATPEMDKNVLDITVTCQGSLPKEVCSVILDAECLKPIHTACNMVEPSKECQLVLRHFFNDSGVYCINVSMANDVSLAATSAKVNVDIGSGLSSPGTIAMVLGVLVLVLAAGIVAYSYKRFKSYRPLKEDMIVSAGSQPSQAHSGSGASMFWTLLNRRGAVDNCPLLQDRPV; this is encoded by the exons ATGCGGACGTCTGTTGTTCTGTTGGTGTTGTTGGCAGCAGCTTCACACACGGTGGCAA agcCCAAAAACCGCTTCACTCGCTATCCGTCATGGAACACTAAGATGTACCCAATCTGGAAAGATGGAGACCCGCGATACAAAGACTCCTGGAAAG GTGGAAGAGTGAGTTTCAATGTAGGGAATGACTCACCAACTCTGACTGGAGCCAAAGTTACCTTCACCATTGACTTGGAGTTCCCCCACAACCAAAAGGTGCAGCCTGATGGGGACGTTGTTTGGGCTGAAGACTGCATAGTCaatg GAACAAAGTACCATGAGTCTGAGCCAGTATACCCAACTCAGAACACAGACTGGGAGGCTGTTTTCCCTGATGGGACACCAGTTAAGAAGGACAAGAAGCCGGgctatgtgtttgtttggaagaCCTGGG GTCAGTACTGGCAGGTGGCAGacgactcctcctcctccctgaccATCGGTACAGATGACATCCCACTGGGCTCCTACACCATGGACATCGTTATCTACCACTACCGTAGCAAGGAGAAGTTCATTCCTCTGGGATATGCCTCCACTCAGTTCTCTATCACTG ATCAAATCCCCTTCGCCGTCTCCTTGGACCAAGTGAACGACATTGTGGTCGGCGACATGCGCTTCGTCCAGAACAGGGCGATTGCCTTCACCATCACCCTCCATGACCCCAGCGAGTACCTCAGCAACGCAGACATCACCTTCAACTGGGACTTTGGGGATGAAAGTGGAGCCCTCATATCCAGAGAGTTGACGGTCACTCACACCTACATCAACTCTGGCTCATTCAAGCCTCAGGTGGTGATCCAGGCGGTCATCCCTGATAAGGCCTGCGACCCAACCAAGGCCCCTGGTCCACCTACTGATCAGAGCACCACAG TGAAAGCTCCTGCACTGGCGACTGCTGTCCCCTTACTGGTTTCCACCAAAGCAATTGGTCTGAAAGTCAACATGGTTCCTTCGGACACCGAGGAGGACAACACTGAGGATGAGGCCTCCACTGCCTCCACTCCTCAACCTGCCCAGGAAGCACCCACCGTGGCCAAGACTCTCTCCCCCGTCAACAGTGTCATGCTAGCTGACAGTGAGGCACGGACCAGACTTGCAGGAG GTGCAAAGCGAACAGTGACTCTGACAGGCCAAGCTACAGTGGTTGTAGTTGCTAAGAGGGACGCTGAAGATAAACCCTCTGATGATGACTGTGTGATATATCGTTATGGCTCCTTCTGCACTGGCATTGAGGTGTTTG agGGCATTGAAAAAGTAGAGAtagtacagatggacaatgcTGTGATGGCAACACCTGAAATggacaaaaatgttttggataTTACTGTTACCTGCCAGGGAAG CCTTCCAAAAGAGGTGTGCAGCGTCATCCTGGATGCAGAGTGCTTGAAGCCGATTCACACGGCGTGCAACATGGTGGAGCCCTCCAAAGAGTGTCAGCTGGTATTGCGTCACTTCTTCAACGACTCTGGAGTTTACTGCATCAACGTGTCCATGGCTAATGACGTCAGTTTAGCTGCCACCAGCGCAAAAGTCAACGTCGACATAG GTTCAGGTCTGTCCTCTCCCGGCACTATCGCCATGGTGTTGGGTGTCCTGGTACTCGTTCTAGCAGCTGGAATAGTAGCTTATTCTTACAA GCGCTTTAAGTCCTACCGTCCTTTGAAGGAGGACATGATTGTATCTGCAGGCTCGCAGCCCAGCCAGGCTCACAGCGGCTCTGGAGCCTCGATGTTCTGGACCCTTCTGAACAGACGGGGAGCTGTGGACaactgtcctctgctgcaggacagGCCGGTGTGA